The Phycisphaerales bacterium AB-hyl4 genome contains a region encoding:
- a CDS encoding DMT family transporter produces MRTGSVAAGMLGLFTFPVMLTFLEPLVFREPLRRWSIVHGLVVLAGIALVVPELSLANAETAGLAWGLLSAVLYAARNLMNRRFVHSDGSLPVMFWQVLVAAVVLSPAWLWPVEANLPADLLWLVVLGVVCTAGAHTLFIASFRHFRVATASIILTLELLYAVLLAIPIFGEWPRWQTWLGGAIMLTTIAHESYRHRSVAPKAADAT; encoded by the coding sequence GTGCGGACGGGCTCGGTGGCGGCGGGCATGCTGGGGCTGTTCACATTCCCGGTGATGCTCACGTTCCTGGAACCGCTGGTGTTCCGCGAGCCGTTGCGGCGGTGGTCGATCGTGCACGGACTGGTCGTGCTGGCCGGGATCGCCCTCGTGGTTCCGGAGTTGAGTCTGGCCAATGCCGAGACGGCCGGACTGGCGTGGGGCCTGCTTTCGGCGGTGCTGTATGCGGCACGCAATCTGATGAACCGGCGGTTCGTCCACAGCGATGGCTCGTTGCCGGTGATGTTCTGGCAGGTACTGGTGGCGGCGGTGGTGCTCAGCCCCGCGTGGCTGTGGCCTGTTGAGGCCAACCTGCCGGCGGACCTGCTCTGGCTGGTCGTGCTGGGCGTGGTGTGCACGGCCGGGGCGCACACGCTGTTCATCGCGAGTTTTCGACACTTTCGAGTCGCGACCGCTTCGATCATTCTCACGCTCGAACTGCTCTACGCGGTGCTGCTCGCGATCCCGATTTTCGGCGAGTGGCCAAGGTGGCAAACCTGGCTGGGCGGCGCAATCATGCTCACGACGATCGCGCACGAGTCGTACCGCCATCGCAGTGTGGCTCCGAAAGCAGCTGATGCCACATGA